One genomic region from Xyrauchen texanus isolate HMW12.3.18 chromosome 16, RBS_HiC_50CHRs, whole genome shotgun sequence encodes:
- the ccser2a gene encoding uncharacterized protein ccser2a isoform X1, translating to MQCSIFLAQQPVLYPTDESKILFVSSVLTGRALDWATAVWTNQGFTQFSFDSFMQSLIDVFDHPECGKSTGEQLLALRQGNRTAADYTLTFRTLATQTGWLECTLKLLFRQGLSADLQSELACRDEGVSLDQFISLAIRVDNLICFRRPARWLPQPTPAPQRQAAPEPMQLHRTHLTPEERERRLTKKDGSLRPCIDYCGLNDVTVKFRYPLPLVPAALEQLRSVKIYTKLDLRSAYNLVRIREGDEWKTAFSTTCGHYEYLVMPFGLSNSPSVFQSFVNDVFRDLLYRCLIVYINDILIYSNSLEEHIAHVRTALKRLIQHQLYAKAEKCEFHLKSVAFLGYVISLEGVAMDDRKVRAILEWPQPATVKELQRFLGFVNFYLRFIRNFSTVASPLTAMLKKGRTKLHWPANALQAFAQLKERFTSVPILHHPNPDLPFVVEVDASNTGIGAILSQSQGNPPKLFPCAYYSRKLSPAEQNYDVGNRELLAMKAALEEWRHWLEGARHPFQVLTDHRNLEYLRSAKRLNPRQARCALFFTRFDFNISYLPGSKNTKAESLSRQHETTVQNPTAEPVVSPTLFLAPVQWDLMSDISQAQVLVPPPPDCPTDQSFEPPSLRERALRWVHDFSSSGHPGISATTRLLSNRFWWGTLPEDTADFVKICPACNLVKSPKQPLAGLLQPLPIPQRPWSHIAMDFMTDLPNSQGHSTILTVIDRFSKACRLLPLPKLPTALETAEHLFQYVFRFYGLPEEIVSDRGTQFTSRVWKAFCRLLNVNLSLTSGYHPQSNGQTERLNQEIIRFLRMYCHHNQSDWSRFLPWAEYAQISLLKPSTKLTPFQCILGYQPPLFPWSGEPSEVPAVNDWLQRSEAVWDQTHVHLQRAVDCAKLQADRRHCPGPDYTPGQWVWLSIRDLRLPCRKLSPRYVGPFKILRKINPVSFHLELPTNYRISPSFHVSLLKPADDPGAEEEATLRPTPLIVGSEEAFLVRRLLDSRRHWGQMQYLVDWEGYGLEERSWSAPTTSSTLISSPSSIGPTRRNRPLNLGEDLGAGRIFASGAAHRRGALSRTPVKAPPPRGSGDRIHPSTDLVVYISL from the coding sequence ATGCAGTGCTCCATCTTCCTCGCGCAGCAACCGGTGCTGTACCCGACTGATGAGAGCAAGATTCTCTTCGTCAGCTCCGTGCTGACGGGCCGCGCTCTCGACTGGGCGACCGCGGTCTGGACCAACCAGGGCTTCACTCAATTTTCCTTTGACTCTTTTATGCAGAGCCTGATCGACGTCTTCGATCACCCCGAATGCGGCAAGAGCACTGGTGAGCAGCTCCTGGCACTCCGCCAGGGAAATCGCACAGCGGCAGACTACACTCTCACCTTCCGCACCCTCGCCACGCAAACCGGCTGGCTTGAATGCACCCTCAAACTCCTCTTCCGTCAGGGGCTGAGCGCGGATCTGCAATCTGAGCTGGCGTGTCGCGATGAGGGGGTCTCTTTGGACCAGTTCATCTCGCTGGCGATCCGCGTCGACAACCTCATCTGTTTCCGACGACCAGCTAGGTGGCTCCCGCAGCCCACTCCGGCACCCCAGCGCCAAGCAGCCCCGGAACCCATGCAGTTACACCGCACCCACCTCACTCCGGAGGAGAGAGAACGCCGCCTCACCAAGAAGGACGGCTCCCTCCGCCCGTGCATCGATTACTGTGGCCTCAATGACGTCACCGTAAAATTCAGGTACCCCTTGCCTCTCGTACCCGCGGCTCTGGAACAACTAAGGAGCGTGAAGATTTACACCAAGCTGGACCTACGTTCCGCCTATAACCTGGTGCGCattcgggagggggacgagtggaagaccgccttttccaccacctgcgGCCATTACGAATATCTGGTGATGCCGTTCGGATTATCCAACAGcccctcggtgttccagtcctTCGTCAATGATGTGTTCAGAGACCTGCTCTACCGTTGTCTGATTGTTTACATCAACGACATTTTGATTTACTCTAACTCTCTTGAGGAACACATCGCTCACGTCCGAACCGCCCTCAAGCGCTTGATCCAGCACCAGTTGTACGCCAAGGCCGAGAAGTGTGAGTTCCACCTGAAGTCGGTAGCCTTCCTGGGGTACGTCATCAGCCTAGAAGGGGTGGCCATGGATGACCGCAAGGTGCGAGCCATCCTGGAATGGCCTCAGCCCGCCAcggtgaaggagctccaacgcttCCTGGGGTTCGTGAATTTCTACCTCCGGTTCATCCGTAACTTCAGCACAGTTGCCTCTCCTCTCACCGCCATGCTGAAGAAAGGTAGAACCAAACTCCACTGGCCAGCCAACGCTCTCCAGGCCTTTGCCCAACTCAAGGAGCGTTTCACTTCTGTACCCATCTTGCATCACCCCAATCCAGACCTCCccttcgtggtagaggtggacgccTCGAACACCGGAATTGGAGCCATACTCTCCCAGAGCCAAGGTAACCCACCCAAGCTGTTTCCCTGTGCCTACTACTCCCGCAAACTCTCCCCTGCTGAGCAAAATTATGACGTCGGCAACCGGGAGCTCCTGGCCATGAAAGCTgccctggaggagtggcgtcactggctggagggggccaggcACCCATTCCAGGTCTTGACGGACCACCGCAACCTTGAATACCTCCGCTCTGCCAAGaggctcaaccccagacaggcccgATGTGCCCTGTTCTTCACCCGCTTTGATTTCAACATTTCCTACCTCCCTGggtccaagaacaccaaggccgAATCCCTCTCACGTCAACACGAGACCACCGTCCAAAACCCTACTGCCGAACCAGTTGTCTCGCCCACGCTCTTCCTAGCCCCCGTCCAGTGGGACCTCATGTCAGACATCTCCCAGGCCCAAGTCTTAGTCCCACCTCCTCCTGATTGCCCTACCGATCAGTCCTTTGAACCCCCCAGCCTCCGGGAGAGGGCACTCCGCTGGGTGCATGACTTCTCAAGCTCCGGCCATCCCGGAATCTCAGCTACCACCCGTCTCCTGagtaaccgcttctggtgggggaCCCTACCCGAGGACACTGCTGACTTCGTTAAAATATGCCCTGCCTGCAACCTAGTGAAGTCCCCAAAACAACCACTGGCCGGACTGCTGCAACCTCTCCCTATACCACAGCGTCCCTGGTCACATATCGCCATGGACTTCATGACCGACCTACCCAACTCCCAGGGGCACTCCACCATTCTCACTGTCATAGACCGGTTCTCCAAGGCTTGCCGCCTGTTACCCCTGCCCAAGCTACCCACAGCCCTCGAAACCGCCGAGCACTTGTTCCAGTACGTGTTCCGCTTCTACGGACTGCCAGAAGAGATCGTCTCGGACCGGGGGacccagttcacctccagggtcTGGAAGGCCTTCTGCCGTCTCCTAAACGTCAACCTCAGCCTCACCTCAGGgtaccacccccagtccaatgggCAGACGGAGAGACTGAACCAAGAAATTATCAGGTTCTTGCGCATGTACTGCCACCACAACCAGTCGGATTGGAGTAGATTCCTCccatgggccgaatacgcccagatcTCCTTACTCAAGCCATCCACCAAACTGACTCCCTTCCAATGCATCCTGGGGTACCAGCCCCCTCTTTTCCCTTGGTCCGGTGAACCCTCGGAGGTCCCCGCCGTGAACGACTGGCTGCAGCGCAGTGAGGCAGTATGGGACCAGACCCACGTCCACTTACAGCGGGCCGTGGACTGCGCCAAGTTGCAAGCAGACCGTCGCCACTGTCCCGGCCCCGATTACACCccgggccaatgggtttggctctccatcCGAGACCTCCGCCTGCCTTGCAGAAAGCTCAGCCCTAGGTATGTGGGCCCCTTTAAAATCCTTAGAAAGATTAACCCTGTTTCTTTCCATCTTGAGCTCCCCACTAATTACCGTATCTCTCcctcttttcatgtctccctgctGAAACCGGCCGATGACCCGGGGGCCGAAGAGGAGGCGACTCTCAGACCCACTCCCCTGATCGTGGGCAGCGAGGAAGCCTTCCTGGTGCGAAGGCTGCTTGACTCCAGGCGCCACTGGGGTCAGATGCAGTACCTTgttgactgggaggggtacggcctgGAAGAGAGGTCCTGGTCAGCACCAACGACATCATCGACCCTAATCTCATCACCGAGTTCCATCGGACCAACCCGGAGAAACCGGCCCCTCAACCTCGGGGAAGACCTCGGCGCGGGTCGCATCTTCGCGTCAGGAGCTgctcacaggaggggggctctgtcacgaacaccggtgaaggcgcctcctcctcgaggctccggagatcgcattcacccgagtaCTGATCTCGTAGTCTACATTTCCCTCTAG